A window of Castanea sativa cultivar Marrone di Chiusa Pesio chromosome 1, ASM4071231v1 contains these coding sequences:
- the LOC142642427 gene encoding uncharacterized protein LOC142642427, producing the protein MESMHSFWQLGDELRGQSKVSEDHKWLVAASKLAEQTRIKGERMNNLDLSKGPTEMRTREKFGFQEDNRFESLNFNMLNLDSKLTESVNKSSSLRNGIYNMNAVYQKNNTTLMGNIMGTKYSGNNLISKASNDNISNNNTNNSATNNNNENANSNNAVDKRFKTLPATETLPRNEVLGGYIFVCNNDTMQEDLKRQLFGLPPRYRDSVRAITPGLPLFLYNYTTHQLHGIFEATSFGGSNIDPTAWEDKKCKGESRFPAQVRIRVRKICKALEEDAFRPVLHHYDGPKFRLELSVPETLDLLDLCEQAGTVA; encoded by the exons ATGGAGAGCATGCATAGCTTTTGGCAATTGGGTGATGAGCTTCGAGGACAATCAAAAGTCTCAGAGGATCACAAATGGTTAGTGGCTGCTTCAAAATTGGCTGAGCAGACAAGGATAAAGGGTGAGCGCATGAATAACCTTGATCTCTCCAAGGGCCCAACTGAAATGAGGACAAGGGAGAAGTTTGGGTTCCAGGAAGACAACAGATTTGAAAGCCTCAACTTCAACATGTTGAACTTGGACTCTAAATTAACTGAAAGTGTGAACAAAAGTTCTTCCCTCAGGAACGGTATTTATAATATGAATGCAGTGTATCAGAAAAACAACACAACCCTTATGGGAAACATAATGGGTACCAAGTATAGTGGCAATAACCTCATCAGCAAAGCATCCAACGATAATATCAGTAACAATAACACCAACAACTCcgccaccaacaacaacaatgaaaaTGCCAACTCCAACAATGCAGTTGACAAAAGGTTCAAGACCTTGCCAGCAACAGAGACACTCCCGCGGAATGAGGTGTTGGGAGGATACATCTTTGTGTGTAATAATGACACAATGCAGGAAGATTTAAAGCGACAGCTATTTG GTTTGCCTCCAAGATATCGGGATTCTGTTCGGGCAATAACCCCAGGCTTACCTCTGTTTCTCTATAATTACACTACTCACCAGTTGCATGGAATCTTTGAG GCAACAAGTTTTGGGGGATCTAACATTGATCCAACTGCTTGGGAAGATAAAAAATGCAAAGGCGAGTCAAGGTTTCCTGCTCAG GTGAGAATCCGTGTTAGAAAAATCTGCAAGGCTTTGGAAGAAGATGCCTTTAGGCCAGTCTTGCATCACTATGATGGTCCCAAATTCCGTCTTGAGCTCTCAGTTCCAGAG ACCCTGGATCTATTAGACCTCTGCGAACAAGCAGGCACTGTTGCATAA